From the Shewanella amazonensis SB2B genome, one window contains:
- a CDS encoding anthranilate synthase component 1, whose translation MTQQAFDAKAEGKLATGKLTKQPLPYQDDPLALYESLTQDAHHTLLLESAEIDSKENLKSIIMTHAALKIAAQGYRLEFTALDDNGRVLLPAIAGFFNCELTETNYLAVTLTRDTGLLDEDARLKSTSPLDGLRALLKHIHVGEKVAFEDLFLGGVLAYDLIDTVEPLPKARDGANTCPDYLFYLADTLVLVDHKAKQAELVLSTFSADGQISPFIEDELKRRAKVIEAIANRPRPVKALKPVNVEASVSISDEDFKDAVNALKEHIIAGDIFQVVPSRSFSLPCPNTLGAYRALRKTNPSPYMFYFRSSDFTLFGASPESALKYDADSNQVEVYPIAGTRKRGKDASGNIDHDLDGRIELELRLDKKELSEHLMLVDLARNDIARISQSGTRKVAELLKVDRYSHVMHLVSRVTGQLRQDLDALHAYQACMNMGTLTGAPKVRASQLIRETEKTRRGSYGGAVGYLSATGDMDTCIVIRSAFVKDGLAHIQAGAGVVYDSDPQAEADETRQKAQAVISAIKLGGGL comes from the coding sequence ATGACACAACAGGCGTTTGATGCCAAGGCAGAGGGAAAGCTGGCCACAGGCAAATTGACCAAGCAGCCCTTGCCTTACCAGGATGACCCGCTGGCCCTCTACGAGAGCCTGACTCAGGATGCCCACCACACACTTTTGCTGGAATCGGCTGAAATCGACAGCAAAGAGAACCTGAAAAGCATCATCATGACCCACGCGGCCCTGAAAATTGCAGCCCAGGGCTATCGGTTGGAGTTTACCGCGCTGGACGACAATGGCCGGGTGCTGCTGCCTGCCATCGCCGGTTTTTTTAACTGCGAACTGACTGAAACCAATTACCTTGCCGTGACCTTAACACGCGACACCGGTCTACTGGATGAAGATGCCAGGCTAAAATCCACCTCGCCTCTGGATGGCCTGCGGGCACTACTCAAACATATCCATGTGGGTGAAAAGGTTGCCTTTGAGGATCTTTTCCTCGGTGGCGTACTGGCATACGATTTGATTGATACCGTTGAGCCACTTCCCAAAGCAAGGGACGGCGCCAATACCTGCCCGGATTATCTCTTTTATCTCGCCGACACCCTGGTGCTTGTGGACCACAAGGCCAAACAGGCCGAGTTGGTCTTGTCGACCTTTTCCGCGGACGGGCAAATATCCCCCTTCATAGAAGATGAACTCAAGCGCCGCGCCAAGGTGATCGAGGCCATCGCCAATCGTCCCCGCCCGGTTAAAGCCCTCAAACCGGTGAATGTCGAGGCCAGCGTCAGCATCAGTGACGAAGACTTTAAAGACGCGGTGAACGCCCTGAAAGAGCACATCATCGCCGGCGATATTTTTCAGGTGGTGCCTTCAAGAAGCTTCAGTCTGCCTTGCCCCAATACCCTTGGCGCTTATAGAGCACTGCGTAAAACCAATCCCAGCCCCTACATGTTTTATTTTCGCAGCAGCGATTTCACCCTCTTTGGCGCCTCACCTGAAAGCGCGCTCAAATACGATGCTGACAGTAATCAGGTGGAAGTCTACCCCATCGCCGGTACCCGTAAGCGCGGCAAAGATGCCAGTGGCAACATAGATCACGACCTGGATGGCCGTATCGAGCTGGAGCTGCGCCTCGATAAAAAGGAACTCTCTGAGCACCTGATGCTGGTCGATTTGGCCCGAAATGATATAGCCCGTATCAGCCAAAGCGGCACCCGCAAGGTAGCAGAGCTGTTGAAAGTTGACCGCTACAGCCACGTGATGCATCTGGTCAGCCGGGTCACAGGTCAACTGAGGCAGGATCTCGACGCCCTCCATGCTTATCAGGCCTGCATGAATATGGGCACGCTCACAGGCGCACCCAAGGTCAGGGCTTCCCAGCTTATCCGCGAAACGGAAAAGACACGCAGGGGCAGCTATGGCGGCGCCGTGGGTTACCTTTCCGCCACCGGTGACATGGATACCTGTATCGTTATTCGTTCGGCCTTTGTGAAAGACGGCCTTGCCCATATCCAGGCCGGTGCCGGTGTGGTGTATGACTCAGATCCCCAGGCAGAGGCAGACGAAACCCGTCAAAAAGCACAGGCAGTGATCTCTGCCATCAAACTGGGAGGTGGCCTGTGA
- a CDS encoding aminodeoxychorismate/anthranilate synthase component II encodes MKLYLLDNFDSFTYNLVDQFRALGFEVVIYRNDVDPQQLAAKLLAEPQTALVLSPGPGAPHEAGCMMALIKLVAGKLPILGICLGHQALVEHYGGKVERAPSVVHGKASPTVHDGQGIFRGLPSPLPVARYHSLVATKVPDALKVIATTEGMPMAVLHEEDKALGFQFHPESILTTLGSTLLVQSLQYLTGLAAKGELQ; translated from the coding sequence GTGAAACTCTATTTACTCGATAACTTCGACTCTTTTACTTACAACCTGGTCGACCAATTCCGCGCGCTGGGCTTTGAGGTAGTGATTTACCGTAACGACGTTGACCCACAGCAGCTGGCAGCCAAGTTACTGGCCGAGCCTCAAACCGCACTGGTACTCTCCCCTGGTCCGGGTGCTCCCCACGAGGCGGGTTGCATGATGGCACTGATTAAACTGGTGGCAGGAAAGCTGCCAATTCTCGGGATATGCCTGGGTCATCAGGCGTTGGTTGAGCACTACGGCGGCAAGGTAGAGCGCGCGCCAAGTGTGGTACACGGCAAGGCGAGCCCCACGGTTCATGACGGTCAGGGGATTTTCCGAGGGCTGCCCTCCCCCTTGCCGGTGGCACGCTATCACAGTTTGGTCGCAACCAAGGTGCCTGACGCCCTTAAGGTCATTGCCACTACCGAAGGCATGCCCATGGCGGTGCTCCACGAAGAAGACAAGGCGCTGGGTTTCCAGTTTCACCCTGAGTCGATTCTGACAACCCTTGGCAGTACCTTGCTGGTGCAAAGCCTGCAATACCTCACCGGCTTGGCTGCCAAAGGAGAGCTGCAATGA
- the trpD gene encoding anthranilate phosphoribosyltransferase produces MSKDVRQLLDKTYGGNPLSREEAKCLFASLVRGELDEVTIAALLMALKVRGETIDEISGAADAMREAANSFPRPALDGGILDIVGTGGDGFNTINISTTATFVAAAAGANVAKHGNRSVSSKSGSSDLLGQFGIELTMAPQTAANCLEALGICFLFAPHYHGGVKHAVPVRQKLATRTLFNVLGPLINPSHPDFMLLGVYSETLVRPIAEVLCALGVKRAMVVHGEGLDEVALHGTTQVCELRNGELVDYSLSPKDFGLEPVQVTELEGGSPEDNALITAAILKGEGKAAHRDAVALNAGCALYVAGLADTPQAGFKLAIDTLASGKAYEKLIGLAAMSQQDKA; encoded by the coding sequence ATGAGCAAGGATGTAAGACAACTCCTGGATAAAACCTACGGCGGTAACCCATTATCCCGCGAAGAAGCCAAATGCCTTTTTGCCTCGCTGGTGAGGGGCGAGCTCGATGAGGTCACCATAGCGGCGCTTTTGATGGCCCTCAAGGTGCGGGGCGAAACCATCGACGAAATCAGCGGCGCGGCCGATGCCATGCGCGAAGCGGCCAATTCCTTCCCCCGGCCCGCACTTGATGGTGGTATTTTGGATATCGTCGGCACCGGCGGTGACGGCTTCAACACCATCAACATTTCCACCACAGCGACCTTTGTGGCGGCGGCTGCAGGCGCCAATGTGGCCAAACATGGGAATCGCAGCGTATCGTCCAAATCCGGATCGTCGGATCTCCTCGGCCAGTTCGGCATCGAGTTAACCATGGCGCCACAAACGGCGGCCAATTGCCTTGAAGCCCTGGGTATTTGTTTTCTGTTTGCTCCCCATTACCACGGTGGAGTAAAACATGCGGTGCCGGTACGGCAAAAGCTCGCTACCCGCACCCTGTTCAATGTACTCGGGCCCCTGATTAATCCCAGTCACCCCGACTTTATGCTGCTTGGGGTGTACAGTGAGACGCTGGTCCGCCCCATCGCCGAGGTGCTCTGCGCCCTTGGGGTAAAACGCGCCATGGTGGTACATGGCGAAGGGCTGGATGAAGTGGCGCTCCACGGCACAACTCAGGTGTGCGAACTCAGAAACGGTGAGCTTGTGGATTACTCGCTGTCACCAAAAGACTTTGGGCTTGAACCTGTCCAGGTAACTGAACTTGAAGGCGGTAGTCCCGAAGACAATGCGCTCATCACCGCGGCCATTTTAAAAGGCGAAGGCAAGGCAGCCCACCGGGATGCTGTGGCACTCAATGCAGGCTGTGCGCTCTATGTGGCAGGGCTTGCCGACACGCCCCAGGCAGGATTCAAGCTTGCCATTGACACCCTCGCCTCCGGCAAGGCATATGAAAAACTGATTGGCCTCGCCGCCATGAGTCAGCAGGACAAGGCGTAA
- the trpCF gene encoding bifunctional indole-3-glycerol-phosphate synthase TrpC/phosphoribosylanthranilate isomerase TrpF produces MSNVLTKIIDTKYAHIDALKQRFPEASLTPKISDRSLYQALAAPNAGFILECKKASPSKGLIRADFDPVAIVSIYSRYAAGISVLTDEQFFQGDMDYIPQVRAAVSQPVLCKDFFISPYQVRLAAHQGADAILLMLSVLDDDDYRRLADEAAKYQLDILTEVSNEDELRRAIALRAPIIGINNRNLRDLSTDLATTEALAPHIPADTLVISESGIYTHEQVKRLAPLVQGFLVGSSLMAEANLDLACRRLIYGENKVCGLTREADITAAANAGAVYGGLIFAEKSPRCVSEDRARALSAFNRAASQPLALVGVFVDEAAAKVVSLAKTLGLAAVQLHGKEDEAYIDDLRSQLSQELPEGCEIWKAVAVEAGKASAIPHGADRIVYDSKNSAGFGGTGVCFDWQLNLADKHRAMLAGGLNANNAATAANQGFLGLDFNSGLEEAPGIKSAALIEQAFASLRNY; encoded by the coding sequence ATGAGCAATGTGTTAACCAAGATTATCGACACCAAATACGCCCATATCGATGCCCTCAAGCAGCGATTCCCGGAAGCCAGCCTGACGCCGAAAATCTCTGACCGCAGCCTCTATCAGGCGCTGGCAGCACCCAACGCAGGTTTTATTCTGGAATGTAAAAAGGCCAGCCCATCCAAGGGGCTGATCCGTGCCGACTTTGACCCTGTGGCCATCGTCAGCATTTACAGCCGTTATGCTGCCGGCATATCAGTGCTGACCGATGAGCAGTTTTTTCAGGGCGACATGGACTATATCCCACAGGTGCGTGCCGCTGTCTCCCAGCCAGTGCTGTGCAAAGACTTTTTTATCTCGCCCTATCAGGTCAGGCTCGCGGCCCATCAGGGCGCCGATGCCATACTCTTGATGCTGAGCGTGCTGGATGACGATGATTACCGACGCCTTGCCGACGAAGCCGCCAAATATCAGCTCGACATTCTCACCGAAGTGAGCAACGAAGACGAGCTTCGCCGCGCCATCGCTCTCAGAGCTCCCATTATTGGCATCAACAACCGTAACTTGCGTGACCTGAGCACAGACCTCGCCACCACAGAAGCCCTGGCACCTCACATCCCCGCCGATACCCTGGTCATCAGCGAATCCGGAATTTACACCCACGAACAGGTAAAGCGCCTCGCCCCTCTGGTGCAGGGATTTTTGGTGGGCAGCTCCCTGATGGCGGAAGCGAACCTGGATTTAGCCTGTCGACGCCTGATTTATGGCGAAAACAAGGTCTGCGGCCTGACCCGAGAGGCGGATATCACGGCCGCCGCCAACGCTGGTGCCGTCTATGGCGGACTGATTTTTGCCGAAAAATCCCCTCGCTGCGTATCAGAAGATAGAGCACGGGCCCTGAGCGCATTCAATCGCGCCGCAAGCCAGCCGCTGGCGCTCGTAGGCGTATTTGTGGATGAAGCTGCGGCCAAGGTAGTCAGTCTTGCCAAGACGTTGGGACTGGCGGCAGTGCAACTGCACGGCAAGGAAGATGAAGCTTATATCGATGACCTGCGAAGCCAGTTGTCACAGGAGTTACCCGAAGGCTGTGAGATTTGGAAAGCCGTGGCCGTTGAAGCAGGCAAGGCATCTGCCATCCCCCATGGGGCAGACCGCATTGTATATGACAGCAAAAACAGTGCTGGCTTTGGCGGGACAGGTGTGTGTTTTGATTGGCAACTGAATCTTGCAGACAAACACAGGGCCATGCTGGCCGGTGGTCTCAATGCAAACAATGCCGCCACCGCCGCCAATCAGGGCTTTTTGGGGCTGGACTTTAATTCAGGATTGGAGGAAGCGCCCGGCATCAAGTCTGCCGCGCTTATCGAGCAGGCATTTGCCAGCCTTCGCAACTACTGA
- the trpB gene encoding tryptophan synthase subunit beta gives MSELKLDPYFGEYGGMYVPQILMPALKQLETAFVEAQQDPEFLTEFHDLLKNYAGRPTALTLTRNLSPNPKVKIYLKREDLLHGGAHKTNQVLGQALLAKRMGKKEIIAETGAGQHGVATALACALLGLKCKVYMGAKDVARQSPNVFRMRLMGAEVIPVTSGSATLKDACNEAMRDWSGSYDRAHYLLGTAAGPHPFPTIVREFQRMIGAETKAQMLEKEGRLPDAVIACVGGGSNAIGMFADFIDEPSVKLIGVEPAGKGIDTPMHGAPLKHGKTGIFFGMKAPLMQDAHGQIEESYSISAGLDFPSVGPQHAYLNATGRATYESATDDEALEAFQLLARSEGIIPALESAHALAYALRLAKDATEEQIIVVNLSGRGDKDIFTVSDILDGKASA, from the coding sequence ATGAGCGAGCTGAAACTCGATCCCTACTTCGGCGAATACGGCGGTATGTACGTGCCGCAAATTCTGATGCCGGCGCTGAAGCAACTGGAGACCGCCTTTGTTGAGGCCCAGCAAGACCCAGAGTTCTTAACAGAATTCCACGACCTGTTGAAAAACTATGCGGGCCGCCCCACCGCCTTAACCTTGACCCGTAATCTGTCTCCCAATCCCAAGGTGAAAATCTACTTAAAGCGTGAGGACCTGCTGCACGGCGGTGCCCACAAGACCAATCAGGTGCTAGGTCAGGCGCTGCTTGCCAAACGCATGGGCAAGAAAGAGATTATTGCCGAGACAGGCGCCGGGCAACACGGTGTGGCCACAGCGCTGGCTTGCGCCCTGTTGGGGCTCAAGTGCAAGGTATACATGGGTGCCAAAGACGTAGCCCGCCAGAGCCCCAATGTGTTTCGTATGCGTTTGATGGGCGCGGAGGTTATCCCGGTCACCTCCGGCTCTGCCACCCTCAAGGATGCCTGTAACGAGGCCATGCGTGACTGGTCCGGCAGCTACGACCGCGCCCACTATTTGCTGGGTACTGCCGCAGGGCCTCATCCCTTCCCCACCATAGTACGGGAATTCCAGCGCATGATTGGCGCCGAAACAAAAGCCCAAATGTTGGAGAAAGAAGGCCGCCTGCCGGATGCCGTTATCGCCTGCGTGGGTGGCGGCTCCAACGCCATCGGTATGTTTGCTGACTTTATCGACGAACCTTCGGTGAAGCTTATTGGGGTAGAGCCCGCTGGCAAGGGCATTGACACACCGATGCACGGTGCGCCGCTCAAGCATGGCAAGACGGGTATCTTCTTTGGTATGAAAGCCCCCTTGATGCAGGATGCGCATGGCCAGATTGAAGAGTCCTACTCGATTTCTGCCGGTCTGGACTTCCCGTCCGTTGGACCCCAGCACGCCTATCTCAATGCCACCGGCCGCGCCACCTATGAGTCGGCCACCGATGACGAAGCGCTGGAGGCATTCCAGCTGCTTGCCCGCAGCGAAGGCATTATCCCGGCACTGGAATCGGCTCACGCGCTGGCGTATGCACTGCGTCTGGCCAAAGACGCCACCGAAGAGCAAATCATTGTGGTCAATCTCTCTGGCCGCGGTGATAAAGACATTTTTACCGTATCTGACATTTTAGACGGCAAGGCCAGCGCATAA
- the trpA gene encoding tryptophan synthase subunit alpha: MNRYSNAFARLKAGSRGAFVPFVTLGDPGIDESLAIIDALVEGGADCLELGFPFSDPLADGPVIQGANIRALAAGTTPDTCFKMIEQIRAKYPELPIGLLLYANLVFANGIEAFYQRAKAAGVDSVLIADVPAEESAPFVAAARAEGIAPIFIAPPNASADTLRLVASLGEGYTYLLSRAGVTGADNKAGMPLDSVLSALKEFNAPPPLLGFGIAEPSQVQEAIAAGAAGAISGSAVVKRIEALKDDMPKLLTELKSFASAMKAAT, translated from the coding sequence ATGAACCGATATTCGAACGCCTTTGCCCGCTTAAAAGCCGGATCACGGGGCGCCTTCGTGCCTTTCGTCACCCTGGGTGACCCAGGCATCGACGAGAGTCTCGCGATTATTGATGCCCTGGTTGAAGGCGGCGCCGATTGTCTTGAGCTGGGCTTTCCCTTCTCAGACCCACTCGCCGATGGCCCGGTGATCCAGGGCGCCAATATCCGCGCCTTGGCCGCCGGAACAACCCCGGATACCTGTTTCAAGATGATTGAGCAAATCCGCGCCAAGTATCCCGAACTGCCCATTGGCCTCTTGCTGTACGCCAATTTGGTATTTGCCAATGGCATAGAAGCCTTCTACCAACGCGCCAAGGCTGCCGGGGTCGATTCTGTGCTGATTGCCGATGTGCCGGCAGAAGAGTCAGCGCCTTTCGTTGCCGCCGCCAGGGCCGAAGGCATAGCGCCGATTTTTATCGCGCCCCCAAATGCCAGCGCCGACACCCTGCGACTGGTCGCGTCCCTTGGGGAAGGTTACACCTACCTCTTGTCCCGCGCCGGAGTGACAGGCGCCGACAACAAAGCCGGTATGCCACTGGACTCGGTACTATCGGCCCTGAAGGAATTCAACGCGCCTCCACCGCTGCTGGGATTTGGCATTGCCGAACCTTCACAGGTTCAGGAAGCGATTGCTGCCGGGGCAGCCGGTGCCATTTCCGGCTCCGCGGTAGTCAAGCGTATCGAAGCCTTAAAGGACGATATGCCCAAGCTCCTGACTGAACTCAAGTCCTTTGCCAGCGCCATGAAGGCAGCCACCTGA
- a CDS encoding cysteine hydrolase family protein — protein MAKALLVIDVQRLLFEGATPPFDSANIIKRINQLTKTARTEGAVVIFIQHEQPGTPIARDAEGWELVSDLIQDENDYFVGKTTPDSFQGTGLKALLDELDVDALAICGYASEFCVDTTVRRALALGYPVDLISDAHTTADKAHLDAKSIIAHENVTLCSIKSFGVVASAVNANAWQP, from the coding sequence ATGGCCAAGGCACTGCTAGTGATAGATGTTCAACGACTGCTTTTTGAAGGCGCCACGCCGCCATTCGATTCCGCCAATATCATCAAGCGTATCAATCAGCTAACAAAAACCGCCCGCACAGAAGGGGCCGTGGTTATCTTTATTCAGCATGAACAGCCAGGCACCCCCATCGCCCGCGACGCAGAGGGCTGGGAATTGGTGAGTGACCTGATACAAGATGAGAACGACTACTTCGTGGGAAAAACCACTCCGGACAGTTTTCAGGGAACCGGGCTGAAAGCCTTACTGGATGAACTGGATGTGGATGCACTGGCTATTTGCGGCTATGCCAGTGAGTTTTGTGTTGATACCACGGTAAGACGCGCCCTGGCGCTGGGATATCCCGTGGACCTTATCAGCGATGCGCACACCACAGCAGACAAGGCGCATCTGGATGCCAAAAGCATCATTGCCCACGAAAATGTGACCCTCTGCAGTATCAAAAGCTTTGGGGTTGTCGCTTCAGCCGTGAATGCAAATGCATGGCAGCCGTGA
- a CDS encoding alpha/beta fold hydrolase codes for MCVLRKWLKGIAAVKFALIVLLGLSIWSTRIPDIAYHPVLPEQALANFHVIEFNDDGQMHLPAQFDALKARLRTTPGSNLLIFIHGWHHNAAPTDDNFVAFQRFYRQMSATNPSLLGLYIGWRGDQYDPFWLDGSDDPDSVVEPLDFPTIFTSKRVAKQVGERGVKPLLAELDTLADEGILGRYTLIGHSLGGVVALHARKQSLLENLAKGQGERHLTVLLNPAASAREYQPLDKWCSPDNTGPAMLVLQSKTDYAVLEAFNWLKEGERAVGNSWAITHDIDPCPGRDCSRTLMLPKALQDHDAKPGCMQVLDGPGWKIRARLHARKTVQSCEDANRQAVWVLAVADGVIAGHNGILTEVQGVALAAALNSWRNKWQGEILTAAIPDAIEPEQPSDLVTADFTNSGLSESPLLVEPQSASEPQADMNDTGDKASQ; via the coding sequence ATGTGTGTTTTGCGTAAGTGGTTGAAAGGCATCGCGGCCGTAAAATTTGCCCTGATTGTGCTGCTTGGGCTGTCCATTTGGTCCACTCGTATCCCTGATATTGCCTATCATCCTGTTTTGCCTGAACAGGCTCTCGCCAATTTCCACGTCATCGAATTCAATGATGACGGGCAAATGCATCTGCCCGCGCAGTTTGATGCCCTGAAGGCGCGCCTGAGGACGACTCCGGGTTCAAATCTGCTGATTTTTATCCATGGCTGGCATCACAATGCAGCGCCAACGGATGATAATTTTGTTGCCTTTCAGCGTTTTTACCGGCAAATGTCGGCGACTAACCCATCGCTGTTGGGCCTCTATATCGGTTGGCGTGGCGATCAGTACGATCCTTTTTGGCTCGATGGCTCTGACGACCCTGACAGTGTGGTTGAGCCACTGGACTTTCCCACCATATTCACCAGCAAGCGAGTGGCAAAACAGGTTGGTGAGCGGGGTGTAAAGCCCTTACTGGCTGAGCTCGATACCCTCGCGGATGAAGGCATCCTGGGTCGTTATACCCTCATAGGTCACAGCCTCGGTGGCGTGGTGGCGCTCCATGCCCGTAAACAAAGCCTGCTGGAGAATCTGGCAAAGGGCCAGGGCGAGCGGCATCTTACCGTGCTGCTTAACCCCGCAGCCTCAGCCAGGGAATACCAACCGCTGGATAAATGGTGCAGCCCAGACAATACCGGGCCAGCCATGCTGGTGTTGCAGTCCAAAACGGATTATGCCGTGCTTGAGGCCTTCAATTGGCTCAAAGAAGGAGAGCGTGCTGTGGGCAACTCCTGGGCGATTACCCACGATATTGACCCCTGTCCGGGGAGGGATTGCAGCCGCACGCTTATGCTCCCCAAGGCGCTGCAGGACCATGATGCCAAACCCGGCTGTATGCAGGTGCTGGATGGCCCGGGCTGGAAGATCCGTGCTCGTCTGCACGCCCGCAAAACCGTACAAAGCTGCGAGGATGCCAACCGTCAGGCAGTATGGGTGCTGGCGGTTGCCGATGGGGTGATTGCCGGTCACAACGGTATCCTGACCGAAGTGCAGGGCGTTGCCCTGGCTGCGGCCCTTAATAGCTGGCGAAATAAATGGCAGGGGGAAATACTTACCGCCGCAATACCAGATGCCATCGAACCCGAGCAGCCCTCAGACTTGGTTACAGCAGACTTTACGAACTCCGGTTTATCCGAATCGCCGCTTTTGGTTGAGCCCCAATCAGCTTCTGAGCCTCAAGCTGACATGAATGACACGGGTGATAAAGCGTCGCAGTAG
- a CDS encoding septation protein A has translation MKQLLDFLPLLVFFAVYKFFDIYAATGALIVATLIQLIATYALYKKIEKMHLITFALVASFGTATLIFHDDAFIKWKVTIVYALFAIALIAGQFLGKPILKSMLGQEMPVDDKIWARLTWYWVLFFVACGLINIYVAFSLSQETWVNFKVFGLTAATLVNTLLTVVYLFKHLPEDKKKELK, from the coding sequence ATGAAACAGCTGCTCGATTTTTTACCGCTTCTGGTCTTTTTCGCCGTTTACAAGTTTTTTGATATTTATGCCGCCACCGGCGCCCTGATTGTTGCGACGCTCATCCAGCTTATCGCCACCTACGCGCTGTATAAAAAAATCGAAAAAATGCACCTGATCACCTTTGCCCTGGTAGCCAGCTTCGGTACTGCTACCCTGATTTTCCACGATGATGCTTTTATCAAGTGGAAGGTGACCATAGTCTATGCCCTGTTCGCCATCGCCCTCATTGCCGGGCAGTTTTTAGGAAAGCCCATTCTCAAATCCATGCTCGGCCAGGAAATGCCAGTGGACGATAAGATTTGGGCCAGACTCACCTGGTACTGGGTGCTGTTTTTTGTCGCCTGTGGGCTTATCAACATCTATGTGGCTTTCAGCCTGTCCCAGGAAACCTGGGTGAACTTCAAGGTATTCGGGCTGACCGCCGCCACCCTCGTGAACACACTGCTTACCGTGGTTTACCTGTTCAAACATCTTCCCGAAGATAAAAAGAAGGAACTCAAATAA
- a CDS encoding YciI family protein — translation MWYMISSQDVANSLEKRLAARPAHLARLQELADEGRLMIAGPHPAIDSDNPGEAGFTGSLVVAEFESLELAQAWADADPYIAAGVYEKVIVKPFKRVLP, via the coding sequence ATGTGGTACATGATTTCATCCCAGGACGTTGCCAACAGTCTCGAAAAACGCCTTGCGGCCCGGCCAGCTCACCTTGCTCGCCTTCAGGAGCTCGCCGATGAAGGTCGACTGATGATTGCCGGTCCACACCCGGCTATCGATAGTGATAACCCCGGTGAAGCCGGCTTTACCGGCTCTTTGGTTGTAGCCGAATTTGAATCACTGGAACTCGCCCAGGCCTGGGCCGATGCCGATCCTTACATTGCCGCTGGGGTGTATGAAAAGGTGATCGTAAAGCCCTTTAAGCGAGTGTTGCCCTGA